One Rhodoferax ferrireducens T118 DNA segment encodes these proteins:
- a CDS encoding DSD1 family PLP-dependent enzyme — protein sequence MPKQVLEQLETPALILDEARMDRNIERMRSHLRRLGVSFRPHVKTNKCIDVARRLLETPQDPITVSTLLEAEYFAAHGVKDILYAVCIAPNKLDHVMALQDKGVRLSLLLDSMETTRLLAERARATRRHFDVLIEIDSDGHRSGVTPDASELVEIGLFLESAGIPVKGVLTHAGSSYDCASIEAIRAMAEQERAAVVLAAQRLRAAGIACPVVSMGSTPTALFAEHLEGVTEVRAGVFVFFDLVMAGLSVCRLDDIAVSVLATVIGHQHEKGWTVLDAGWMAMSRDRGTAKQPVDQGYGLVCDLDGRPLDDFILVGANQEHGIMAHRHGKADRALHLPVGTQVRILPNHACSTAAQYGNYKVLGPGREITATWQRFSGW from the coding sequence ATGCCGAAACAAGTTCTGGAACAACTGGAGACACCCGCGCTGATTCTTGACGAGGCCCGAATGGACCGCAACATCGAGCGCATGCGCAGCCATTTGCGGCGTCTCGGCGTCTCGTTCCGGCCGCACGTCAAGACCAACAAGTGCATCGATGTGGCGCGTCGGCTCTTGGAAACGCCCCAAGACCCGATCACGGTTTCCACCCTTTTGGAGGCCGAGTATTTCGCGGCGCACGGCGTCAAGGACATCCTGTACGCCGTCTGCATCGCACCGAACAAGCTGGACCATGTGATGGCCCTGCAGGACAAGGGGGTCCGGCTGTCGCTCCTCCTCGACAGCATGGAGACCACCCGGCTGCTGGCCGAGCGCGCCCGCGCGACACGGCGTCACTTCGACGTGCTGATCGAGATCGATTCGGACGGCCACCGCTCGGGCGTGACACCCGACGCAAGCGAACTTGTCGAAATCGGCCTGTTCCTCGAGAGCGCCGGCATTCCGGTGAAAGGGGTGCTGACCCATGCCGGCAGTTCCTACGACTGCGCTTCCATCGAGGCGATTCGCGCCATGGCCGAGCAGGAGCGTGCCGCGGTCGTCCTAGCGGCGCAGCGACTGCGCGCTGCGGGCATCGCGTGCCCGGTGGTCAGTATGGGCTCGACGCCGACCGCGCTGTTCGCCGAGCATCTGGAGGGCGTTACGGAAGTGCGTGCCGGCGTATTCGTCTTCTTCGATCTGGTGATGGCCGGCCTGAGCGTCTGCCGGCTGGACGACATCGCCGTGTCGGTCCTGGCCACGGTGATCGGGCACCAGCACGAAAAAGGCTGGACCGTTCTCGATGCCGGGTGGATGGCCATGTCGCGCGACCGCGGCACCGCCAAGCAGCCGGTGGACCAGGGCTATGGCCTCGTTTGTGACCTTGATGGCCGGCCGCTGGACGACTTCATTCTGGTGGGAGCCAACCAGGAGCACGGCATCATGGCGCACCGCCATGGCAAGGCGGACCGCGCGCTGCATCTACCCGTAGGCACGCAGGTGCGTATCCTGCCCAATCATGCCTGTTCCACGGCAGCGCAGTATGGCAATTACAAGGTGTTGGGGCCCGGCCGCGAGATTACCGCGACATGGCAGCGTTTCAGCGGTTGGTAA